A single Cannabis sativa cultivar Pink pepper isolate KNU-18-1 chromosome 7, ASM2916894v1, whole genome shotgun sequence DNA region contains:
- the LOC133039760 gene encoding uncharacterized protein LOC133039760, whose amino-acid sequence MAQEELLMVIWAIWHARNELAWREKSLSAAEVILLARVVLNQWRNAQQRRMGSLFVPSGSNIDLEHWVKPVMGKIKVNVDGAIFANDGKFGAAGVARDHDGRFIEAFTVLLEGVDVETDSLVVVQAVRGSVFIPSPFGQHVSACRTLLASLPLVTINFVKRSVNKAAHCLARSSCLYSDRIFSESTAPADLLSIVMVESSF is encoded by the exons ATGGCACAGGAGGAATTATTGATGGTGATTTGGGCAATTTGGCATGCCCGAAATGAGCTAGCTTGGCGGGAGAAATCACTGTCAGCGGCGGAGGTTATTCTATTGGCAAGAGTAGTCCTTAATCAATGGAGAAATGCTCAACAAAGGAGAATGGGGTCTTTATTTGTTCCTTCGGGTTCGAACATAGACTTGGAGCATTGGGTGAAACCGGTTATGGGAAAGATTAAGGTAAATGTTGATGGCGCAATCTTTGCAAATGACGGAAAATTTGGAGCGGCTGGCGTGGCTCGAGACCATGATGGGCGGTTCATTGAAGCCTTCACGGTCCTCTTGGAGGG GGTTGATGTTGAGACGGATTCTTTGGTTGTTGTTCAAGCAGTTCGAGGTTCGGTATTCATTCCATCTCCTTTTGGTCAACATGTGTCTGCTTGTCGTACATTGTTGGCTTCCTTACCTTTAGTCactattaattttgttaaacgttCTGTAAACAAAGCTGCACACTGTCTTGCTCGTAGCTCTTGTTTGTATTCAGATCGTATTTTCAGTGAGAGTACTGCTCCTGCTGATCTTTTATCTATTGTAATGGTTGAAAGTTCATTCTAA